The following coding sequences lie in one Cyanobacterium sp. Dongsha4 genomic window:
- the cobQ gene encoding cobyric acid synthase CobQ, whose translation MKAIMVVGTASHTGKSSLVTALCRLMWRKGWLVTPFKGQNMALNAYVTATTGEIGYAQALQAWAAKTIPRVEMNPILLKPQGNMTSQVIIKGESVGVTNAKEYYENYFEKGWQAISESLDTLSREFDLIICEGAGSPVEVNLKHRDLTNMRIAKHLKADTILIADIEKGGVFAHIVGTLELLEPEERSLVKGIVINKFRGDKSILDPGLKWLEEYTKIPVLGVIPWFDSHLPAEDSLGLLERPSRKINYQLKIAVIKLPRISNFTDFDPLEAEESLLIEYIEPDQPLGYPDAVIIPGTKTTIPDLMVLENTGMKAQIQEYVESGGTVFGICGGFQMLGHQVLDPDHLENLKESCQGLDLLPIQTTLKVEKITRQREVNANYPQKGLPVDGYEIHQGYTEVIPALSRQRKIGYNSLFDDPTLGLVNDNQSVWGCYLHGIFDNGAWRRAWLNTLRLKRGLPSLPTGIANYRQQREKILDSLADLIDEHLDLTPLKL comes from the coding sequence ATGAAAGCAATAATGGTAGTGGGAACTGCATCTCACACAGGTAAATCATCTTTAGTAACCGCCCTATGTCGCTTAATGTGGCGTAAAGGATGGTTAGTTACTCCCTTTAAGGGTCAGAATATGGCTTTGAATGCTTATGTTACCGCTACCACAGGGGAAATTGGCTACGCTCAAGCCTTACAAGCATGGGCGGCGAAAACAATACCAAGGGTAGAAATGAATCCGATTCTTTTAAAACCTCAAGGTAATATGACTTCTCAGGTTATTATCAAAGGAGAATCTGTCGGAGTTACCAACGCTAAAGAATATTATGAAAACTATTTTGAAAAAGGTTGGCAAGCCATAAGCGAAAGTTTAGATACTCTAAGCCGAGAATTTGATTTAATCATTTGTGAAGGTGCAGGTAGTCCAGTAGAAGTTAATCTTAAACATAGAGATTTAACTAATATGCGTATTGCCAAGCATCTTAAAGCAGATACTATTCTAATCGCAGATATTGAAAAAGGTGGGGTTTTTGCTCATATTGTTGGTACATTAGAATTGCTAGAACCAGAAGAGCGATCGCTCGTTAAAGGAATTGTTATTAATAAGTTTAGAGGGGATAAATCTATTTTAGATCCCGGGTTAAAATGGCTGGAAGAATATACTAAAATACCAGTTTTAGGGGTTATTCCTTGGTTTGATTCTCACTTACCTGCAGAAGATTCTTTAGGATTACTAGAACGCCCTAGCCGTAAAATTAATTATCAACTAAAAATAGCCGTCATCAAATTACCTCGCATTTCCAATTTCACCGACTTTGACCCCCTTGAAGCGGAAGAAAGCCTTTTAATTGAGTATATTGAACCAGATCAACCTCTTGGTTATCCTGATGCTGTAATTATACCTGGTACAAAAACCACAATTCCCGATTTAATGGTTTTGGAAAACACGGGAATGAAAGCTCAAATTCAAGAGTATGTAGAATCAGGAGGAACAGTATTTGGCATTTGTGGAGGCTTCCAAATGTTAGGACATCAAGTCTTAGATCCAGATCACTTAGAAAACCTTAAGGAATCTTGTCAAGGACTAGATTTGTTACCCATTCAAACCACATTAAAAGTAGAAAAAATCACTCGGCAAAGGGAAGTAAACGCTAACTATCCCCAAAAAGGATTACCTGTGGACGGCTATGAAATTCACCAAGGTTATACAGAAGTAATACCTGCTCTGAGCCGACAAAGAAAAATCGGTTATAACAGTCTTTTTGACGATCCAACCCTAGGTTTAGTTAATGATAATCAATCCGTATGGGGTTGTTATTTACATGGAATTTTTGATAATGGTGCATGGAGACGGGCATGGTTAAACACTTTGCGACTGAAAAGAGGTTTACCATCTCTACCCACTGGAATTGCTAATTATCGCCAACAAAGGGAAAAAATTCTCGATTCTCTTGCGGATTTAATTGATGAGCATTTAGATTTAACTCCTCTGAAGTTATAA
- a CDS encoding DUF2993 domain-containing protein, whose product MSAIVFGSLPFPGQSGDQIVSKVVTTAIAALFKKTGKLEANVRAEPIAKILQGSIDGFDFVGKGMVMYNGLRLEAMELYLQAISIDFSAIFSGKVKLRQPTQATMRIVLTEEDLTRSFNTPFIIEKLQRLQYQGQSLHFQNTQITVNSDKSINIQSEIKVGDNTNYIPINMQTELHTEGRTKIQFINPKFEGEENSIQLSKAILDHVNNLLDLDKFKLDGSRLRVDRARVKDKEFVFYGTVEIDRFPEGKK is encoded by the coding sequence ATGTCAGCAATCGTGTTTGGTAGTTTACCTTTTCCAGGACAAAGTGGCGATCAAATCGTCAGTAAAGTAGTTACAACAGCGATCGCAGCCTTATTTAAAAAAACAGGCAAACTAGAAGCCAATGTGAGAGCTGAACCTATCGCTAAAATATTACAAGGGAGTATTGATGGTTTTGATTTTGTAGGCAAAGGAATGGTGATGTATAACGGATTGCGTTTAGAAGCAATGGAGTTATACTTACAAGCTATTTCCATCGACTTTAGTGCTATTTTTAGTGGCAAAGTCAAATTGAGACAACCAACTCAAGCCACCATGAGAATTGTCTTAACAGAAGAAGATTTAACTCGCTCTTTTAACACTCCTTTTATTATCGAAAAACTGCAAAGATTACAATATCAAGGGCAATCCCTTCATTTTCAAAATACTCAAATAACCGTTAACTCAGATAAATCCATTAATATTCAATCAGAAATCAAAGTAGGGGATAATACTAATTATATTCCCATTAATATGCAAACAGAATTACATACTGAAGGTAGAACTAAAATTCAGTTTATTAACCCTAAATTTGAAGGGGAAGAAAACTCAATTCAATTAAGCAAAGCTATATTAGATCATGTCAATAATTTACTTGATTTAGACAAATTTAAACTCGATGGTAGTAGGTTAAGAGTCGATCGAGCTAGAGTAAAAGATAAAGAATTCGTCTTTTATGGCACTGTGGAAATTGATCGTTTCCCAGAAGGGAAAAAATAA